In Nostoc sp. GT001, a genomic segment contains:
- a CDS encoding FHA domain-containing protein encodes MARYDTKQILINYSSTDLSMAAETNENHLLIIEDDQGRKEFSLEHPVYSIGRDRECNIRLMSQFVSRRHATLVRLPREHNSHSYYYRIVDGDAKGKPSSNGLMINGRKIPAHDLRNEDEIVFGPQVRAIYYLLRNTQRLGQTDSSEYDITLINPGMAEDLEE; translated from the coding sequence ATGGCAAGATACGATACTAAACAAATCTTAATCAATTACAGTTCCACCGATTTGTCAATGGCAGCAGAAACTAATGAAAACCATCTACTAATTATTGAAGACGATCAAGGTCGCAAAGAATTTTCTCTGGAGCACCCCGTCTACTCTATTGGTAGAGACCGCGAATGTAATATCCGTTTAATGTCGCAGTTTGTCTCCCGCCGCCATGCCACATTAGTGAGATTGCCACGAGAGCATAATAGTCATAGCTACTATTACCGGATTGTAGATGGCGATGCCAAAGGTAAGCCTAGTTCTAATGGTTTGATGATTAATGGACGCAAGATACCAGCCCACGATCTCAGAAATGAAGACGAGATCGTTTTTGGGCCTCAAGTACGTGCCATTTATTACCTTTTAAGAAATACTCAGCGTTTAGGACAAACAGATTCGAGTGAGTATGATATTACACTAATAAACCCCGGGATGGCCGAGGATTTAGAGGAGTAA